The bacterium nucleotide sequence GGGGTATTCGCGGTAGACATACTCATAGCCTTGCGCGCGCAGCACCTTCTCGAACCGGCGGTTGGCGGCAATAAAGTTGGTCTCCGCGGCCGGCAGAAACGAGGCGCCGACCGTCTCCTCATAGATGCCGCTATCGATATAGAGGCGGACGGGGCGTTTCGGCGTGTCGCGATAGAGCCTGATCAGGGTGTCCCCTTTGAAAGAGAGATAGCCGGACTGGCTGTAGCCGTTGCCGAAAATATCCGGCCGCAGGAAGGGGATGTACGCCGAGATCAGCCCGCCAAAGGAGTCGCCCACCACCAGCCTCGCCCCGGGCTGAGGATCAGTGGCAAACTGGGCGTCGATATAGGGGACGAGTTCATCGGTAAAAAAGTGGACGTAGGTGTCGTTGAGGCCGTACTCGGTCATGCGGTTGGGCATGCCGGGCTGCAAGCGGTTGGGCGGTGTGACGAAAACCGCGATGAGCGGACGGATTTTACGGTCGCGGATCAGCTGGTCAAGCATCTGCGGCACCTGGGCGAACTCGACATAATCGATCCCATCCTGGAGATAGAGCACCGGGTACCTGTGCTTAATGTCGTATCCCGGGGGCAAATAGACATGGATGGCGTGCGGATACCCCAGCACCTGCGATTCCATTTCGCGGACCTGCAAGCCGGCGGCGCTCCCCTTGCGGCCGGAGCGGAATTCCGCAAAGTACGGATGCTGCCGGTATCGCGGCATCGCCAGCTCGGAGAGTTCGCCAAAGCCGTTGAGCGATTTGGCGGGATTGAGGGGGTCGATGGTCCAGAGGCTGGTTTTGCCGAAGATAAACCAGTATTCGAGGCGAGCACCGGCCGGCGCCGTGCCGCGGTAGTAAAAGAGATCGGTCCCGGCGACGTGCGTCATCCATTGCGCCTGCGTCCAGTTGTTCATGTCGCCGAGCACACCGACCGAATCCTTCACCCCCCGGTATACCAGCACATAGCTTGTGTCGCTCGGGAAAAATGGATAGGCACCGGGCTGCAGCTTCCTGAAAAATTCGTCCACAAGCTGCTGTTTTTGGGCGGCATCGCCGCTACGCTCGATCCGGTTCAAGAGCCGTTCGAACTTGCGCGCCGGTTCATTTCTGCGCATAACGCAGCCCGCCAGAGTCGCTGCGACGAAGAGCACAACGGTCAGTTTTTTCATAGGTCTTTACCTGGTTGGGATCAATCCGTTTCGAGAGACCGCATAGAACCGGCCCTGGTATCTGAGATTGTGGAGCTCAGCCCCGGGGTCAAAGCCGGCGAACTGCGGCGCGGCGCTGAGGCCGTTGAAGGGAGTCGCACGCACTCCGAAGAGTCCTTCGATCACCGTCGTCAGGTAGCTGCCGC carries:
- a CDS encoding alpha/beta hydrolase-fold protein, producing MKKLTVVLFVAATLAGCVMRRNEPARKFERLLNRIERSGDAAQKQQLVDEFFRKLQPGAYPFFPSDTSYVLVYRGVKDSVGVLGDMNNWTQAQWMTHVAGTDLFYYRGTAPAGARLEYWFIFGKTSLWTIDPLNPAKSLNGFGELSELAMPRYRQHPYFAEFRSGRKGSAAGLQVREMESQVLGYPHAIHVYLPPGYDIKHRYPVLYLQDGIDYVEFAQVPQMLDQLIRDRKIRPLIAVFVTPPNRLQPGMPNRMTEYGLNDTYVHFFTDELVPYIDAQFATDPQPGARLVVGDSFGGLISAYIPFLRPDIFGNGYSQSGYLSFKGDTLIRLYRDTPKRPVRLYIDSGIYEETVGASFLPAAETNFIAANRRFEKVLRAQGYEYVYREYPEGHTWGNWRRHLIDALIWFFPGEKP